The Mycobacterium paragordonae genome includes a region encoding these proteins:
- the glnA gene encoding type I glutamate--ammonia ligase, with the protein MSEKTPDDIFKLAKDENIEYVDVRFCDLPGTMQHFTIPIYAFDENVFEEGLAFDGSSIRGFQSIHESDMLLLPDPETATIDPFRKAPTLNVNFHVHDPFTLEPYSRDPRNVARKAENYLISSGIADTAYFGPEAEFYIFDSVSFDSRIDGAFYKVDATSGWWNTGAETEADGSPNLGYKVRPKGGYFPVAPTDHYVDLRDEMLTHLTNAGFALEKGHHEVGSGGQAEINYRFNTLLHAADDHQMYKYIVKQTAWQAGKSVTFMPKPLFGDNGSGMHCHQSLWKDGVPLMYEEDGYAGLSDTARHYIGGLLYHAPSLLAFTNPTINSYKRLVPGYEAPINLVYSQRNRSACVRIPITGNNPKAKRLEFRCPDASGNPYLSFAAMLMAGLDGIRNKIEPPPPIDKDLYDLPPEEAADIAQAPTSLSAVIDRLEEDSEYLTEGGVFTPDLIQTWINYKRDYELAPFNLRPTAFEFALYYDV; encoded by the coding sequence GTGTCCGAAAAGACGCCCGACGACATCTTCAAACTCGCCAAGGACGAGAACATCGAATATGTCGATGTCCGCTTCTGCGACCTGCCGGGCACCATGCAGCACTTCACAATTCCGATCTACGCCTTCGACGAGAACGTATTCGAGGAGGGCTTGGCCTTCGACGGATCCTCGATTCGCGGCTTTCAGTCGATCCATGAATCGGACATGTTGTTGCTCCCGGATCCGGAAACCGCCACCATCGACCCGTTCCGCAAAGCCCCCACGCTGAACGTCAATTTCCACGTACACGACCCCTTCACGCTGGAGCCCTACTCGCGCGATCCGCGCAACGTCGCCCGCAAGGCCGAGAATTATCTGATCAGTTCCGGCATCGCCGATACCGCCTATTTCGGACCCGAGGCCGAGTTCTACATCTTCGACTCGGTGAGCTTCGACTCGCGCATCGACGGTGCGTTCTACAAGGTGGACGCGACCTCGGGGTGGTGGAACACCGGGGCCGAAACCGAGGCCGACGGCAGCCCGAACCTCGGCTACAAGGTCCGTCCCAAGGGCGGCTATTTCCCGGTCGCCCCGACCGACCACTACGTCGACCTTCGCGACGAGATGCTCACGCACCTGACGAACGCCGGCTTCGCTCTGGAGAAGGGCCACCACGAGGTGGGTAGCGGCGGCCAGGCCGAGATCAACTACCGGTTCAACACGCTGCTGCACGCGGCCGACGACCACCAGATGTACAAGTACATCGTCAAGCAAACCGCTTGGCAGGCAGGCAAATCGGTGACGTTCATGCCCAAGCCGCTGTTCGGCGACAACGGCTCGGGCATGCACTGCCACCAGTCGTTGTGGAAGGACGGCGTTCCGCTGATGTACGAGGAGGACGGGTACGCCGGGTTGTCGGACACCGCCCGCCACTACATCGGCGGGTTGCTGTACCACGCGCCCTCGCTGCTGGCCTTCACCAACCCCACCATCAACTCCTACAAGCGCCTGGTTCCCGGCTACGAAGCGCCGATCAACCTGGTCTACAGCCAGCGCAACCGTTCGGCGTGCGTGCGGATCCCGATCACCGGCAACAATCCGAAGGCCAAGCGCCTGGAGTTTCGCTGTCCGGATGCCTCGGGCAACCCGTACCTGTCGTTCGCCGCCATGTTGATGGCCGGTCTGGACGGCATCAGGAACAAGATCGAGCCGCCCCCGCCGATCGACAAGGACCTCTACGACCTGCCGCCCGAGGAGGCCGCGGACATCGCGCAGGCGCCCACGTCGCTGTCCGCGGTGATCGACCGTCTGGAGGAAGACAGCGAATACCTCACCGAGGGAGGCGTTTTCACGCCTGACCTGATCCAGACCTGGATCAACTACAAGCGTGACTACGAATTGGCACCATTCAACCTGCGGCCCACGGCTTTTGAGTTCGCCCTCTATTACGACGTCTAG
- a CDS encoding LLM class F420-dependent oxidoreductase, with product MTIRLGLQIPNFSYGTPVAELFPAVKAQAQEAESAGFDTVLLMDHFYQLPGLGEPDEPMLEAYTALGALATATERIQLSTLVTGNTYRNPTLLAKEVTTLDVVSAGRAILGIGAGWFELEHRQLGFDFDTFTERFEKLEEALQIILPMFHGERPSFSGKWYRTENAVNEPRYRDHIPVMLGGSGEKKTFRLAARYADHLNIIADIDDLPAKLDVLRQRCAEIDRDPATLETSCLLTVVLDGYGAPSDIGEAQGGRAVTGTVEQVAEEIKRRVLDAGVDGVIVNLPTHGYTPGVVTAVGEALRPLVGAG from the coding sequence ATGACCATTCGACTCGGACTGCAGATTCCCAACTTCTCCTACGGCACCCCGGTCGCCGAACTCTTCCCCGCCGTCAAGGCGCAGGCTCAGGAAGCCGAGAGCGCCGGATTCGACACCGTGCTGTTGATGGACCACTTCTACCAGCTGCCCGGGCTGGGCGAACCCGACGAACCCATGCTGGAGGCCTACACCGCGCTGGGAGCTCTGGCGACCGCCACCGAGCGCATCCAGCTGTCGACGCTGGTGACCGGCAACACCTACCGCAACCCCACGTTGCTCGCCAAGGAGGTCACGACGCTGGACGTGGTGAGTGCGGGCCGCGCGATCCTGGGCATCGGGGCCGGCTGGTTCGAGCTGGAGCACCGGCAGCTGGGCTTCGACTTCGACACCTTCACGGAGCGGTTCGAGAAGCTCGAAGAGGCGCTGCAGATCATCCTCCCCATGTTCCACGGCGAACGGCCCAGCTTCTCCGGCAAGTGGTACCGCACCGAGAATGCGGTCAACGAGCCCCGCTACCGCGATCACATCCCGGTCATGCTCGGCGGCAGCGGGGAGAAGAAGACCTTCCGGTTGGCCGCCCGGTATGCAGACCACCTCAACATCATCGCCGACATCGACGACCTGCCGGCCAAGCTGGACGTGCTGCGCCAGCGCTGCGCCGAAATCGACCGCGACCCGGCCACATTGGAGACCAGCTGCCTGTTGACGGTGGTGCTCGACGGGTACGGCGCACCAAGCGACATCGGCGAGGCCCAGGGTGGGCGGGCCGTCACCGGCACGGTCGAGCAGGTGGCCGAGGAGATCAAGCGCCGGGTGCTCGACGCCGGCGTCGACGGAGTGATCGTCAATCTCCCGACCCACGGTTACACCCCCGGCGTCGTCACGGCGGTGGGCGAGGCACTCAGGCCGCTCGTGGGCGCCGGTTAA
- a CDS encoding superoxide dismutase family protein, producing MNKGVTFAVAALATTIAPLAACSTQQGGQNGASSSGSSSGAQSGAEKLSTQLKGADGGQIGTATFDFANGYATVTVEAGPNSVLTPGFHGLAVHAVGTCEPSAFESAGSVYQASGHTGFPASGQLTALQVRPDGSAKLVTTTTGFTSADLRNSSGTSLVISADPGTFGETSGEEAGKRVACGVIAAASATSTTSSTTSSTTTSVSTVTTTVAVPPPVTSTSTSTVTVSSSTPTTTSTAPKTVTTPPGG from the coding sequence ATGAACAAGGGCGTAACATTCGCGGTCGCGGCGCTGGCCACGACCATTGCACCGTTGGCCGCCTGCTCGACGCAGCAGGGCGGACAGAACGGCGCGTCGTCTTCCGGGTCGTCCTCGGGCGCCCAGAGCGGCGCGGAGAAGTTGAGCACCCAGCTCAAGGGTGCCGACGGCGGCCAAATCGGTACGGCCACCTTCGATTTCGCGAACGGATATGCGACGGTGACGGTGGAGGCCGGCCCGAATTCCGTGCTGACGCCCGGCTTCCACGGGCTTGCGGTCCACGCGGTGGGCACCTGCGAGCCGAGCGCCTTCGAGTCTGCGGGCAGCGTGTATCAGGCGTCCGGCCACACGGGATTCCCCGCCAGCGGCCAGCTGACCGCCCTACAGGTGCGTCCCGACGGATCCGCGAAACTGGTCACCACGACCACCGGGTTCACCTCAGCGGACCTCAGGAACAGCTCCGGCACCTCGCTGGTCATCTCGGCGGATCCCGGGACGTTCGGTGAGACTTCCGGGGAGGAAGCGGGCAAGCGGGTGGCGTGCGGCGTCATTGCCGCGGCGTCCGCCACGTCAACCACGTCGTCGACCACCTCGTCCACCACGACGAGCGTCAGCACCGTCACCACGACGGTCGCCGTACCCCCTCCGGTGACCAGCACCAGCACGAGCACCGTCACGGTCAGCAGCAGCACCCCGACCACGACGTCCACGGCGCCCAAGACCGTCACGACGCCGCCGGGCGGCTGA
- a CDS encoding YciI family protein, giving the protein MPQYFLAVNHDAADTDAMAEMTVEQMQPIFEAVDAFNGKLQAEGAWVFAGGLTAPESATTVDNTGDRPIVTDGPYTESKEYLGGFWIIEAADLDAALDWAKQGSKACQGRVEVRAFQEG; this is encoded by the coding sequence ATGCCGCAGTATTTCCTCGCCGTCAACCACGACGCCGCCGACACCGACGCGATGGCGGAGATGACCGTCGAGCAGATGCAGCCGATCTTCGAGGCCGTCGATGCGTTCAACGGCAAGTTGCAGGCCGAAGGCGCCTGGGTGTTCGCCGGTGGCCTGACGGCACCCGAGTCGGCCACCACCGTCGACAACACCGGTGACAGGCCGATCGTCACCGACGGCCCGTACACCGAGTCGAAGGAGTACCTCGGTGGATTCTGGATCATCGAGGCCGCCGACCTCGACGCCGCCCTGGACTGGGCGAAACAGGGGTCCAAGGCCTGCCAGGGCCGCGTCGAGGTCCGGGCGTTCCAGGAGGGCTGA
- a CDS encoding PucR family transcriptional regulator, with product MKPSWEPFRAPDAERVWKRLLRPVADEMRSCATELAELAVARVQAEVPVLLPDQQSVEENVVSTAASLRQLADMIDLGGDPRDAELPAPTRAVARAGVQRQIPLASLMRFYRVTHELVWQWIWDRITATGADQTQQAAALRLATSWMFGYVDAALDLAEQAYEAEREAWLRNTAAARTDAIEDILTQHERDQQRASKRLRYDVNRHHVAAVAWVDTVAEDGDVQSVLSEALGVVSGELGGETILVHPAGSLLAFGWVSRQSEISAVDFTARRPKLPAGVRVGVGEPGHGLKGFRRSHAEAAEARRVASLLGTRAGTLTRYRDVAVAALASCHAENAEAFVHRVLGPLAADDEATFRVATTLSVYLQENRSRVRAARRLTVHPNTVSYRVDQAQLILGRGIDTDSLDLAVALALLPMLPGLTRQL from the coding sequence ATGAAGCCATCCTGGGAGCCGTTCCGTGCGCCGGACGCTGAGCGGGTCTGGAAGAGACTACTGCGCCCGGTCGCCGACGAAATGCGTTCGTGTGCAACCGAACTCGCCGAGCTGGCCGTTGCCCGGGTGCAGGCGGAGGTGCCCGTGCTGCTTCCGGATCAGCAGTCGGTCGAAGAGAACGTGGTGAGCACCGCGGCGAGCCTGCGTCAACTGGCGGACATGATCGACCTGGGTGGCGACCCGCGCGACGCCGAATTACCGGCCCCGACCCGGGCGGTCGCCCGCGCGGGGGTGCAGCGCCAGATCCCGCTGGCCAGCTTGATGCGCTTCTACCGGGTGACTCATGAGCTGGTGTGGCAATGGATATGGGACCGCATCACGGCGACCGGGGCGGATCAGACCCAGCAGGCCGCGGCGCTCCGACTGGCCACCAGTTGGATGTTCGGTTACGTCGATGCCGCACTCGACCTCGCGGAGCAAGCCTACGAAGCCGAACGTGAAGCGTGGCTGCGCAACACGGCCGCCGCGCGCACCGACGCGATCGAGGACATCCTGACCCAACACGAACGAGACCAGCAGCGGGCCTCCAAACGGTTGCGCTACGACGTCAACCGTCATCACGTCGCAGCCGTCGCCTGGGTGGACACGGTGGCCGAGGACGGTGACGTCCAGTCGGTGCTCAGTGAGGCGCTCGGCGTCGTCTCTGGCGAATTGGGCGGTGAGACGATTCTCGTCCACCCGGCCGGCTCACTGCTGGCGTTCGGCTGGGTCAGTCGTCAAAGTGAGATCAGCGCCGTGGATTTCACCGCCCGTCGGCCGAAGCTCCCGGCGGGTGTCCGGGTCGGAGTGGGCGAGCCGGGGCACGGCTTGAAGGGCTTCCGACGCAGTCATGCGGAAGCGGCCGAAGCACGCCGGGTCGCGTCGTTGCTGGGGACCCGGGCCGGCACGCTGACCCGCTACCGGGATGTCGCGGTCGCGGCGCTGGCCAGTTGCCACGCCGAAAACGCGGAGGCGTTCGTACACCGGGTGCTGGGCCCGCTGGCCGCCGACGACGAGGCGACCTTCCGGGTCGCCACGACGTTATCGGTCTACCTGCAGGAGAACCGGAGCCGGGTCCGCGCCGCACGGCGACTCACCGTGCACCCCAACACCGTGAGCTACCGCGTCGATCAGGCGCAGCTGATCCTGGGCCGCGGCATCGACACCGACAGCCTCGACCTCGCGGTGGCGCTGGCGCTGCTGCCCATGCTGCCGGGACTCACCCGGCAACTGTGA
- a CDS encoding NADP-dependent oxidoreductase, with protein MKTAIYHRYGGSEVLQYDDVQRPTPGAGEVLVKVAGTSFNPVDAGIRGGYLSEVFAITFPHVPGIDVAGTVAEIGDGVAEWKVGDAVIGMLPMEAPGAAAEYVIAPVEVLAAAPQSVALADAAVLPVVGLTAWQALFEVAGLQAGQRLLVNGAGGAVGGYAVQLAKHAGAVVTATAKVTAADRLRRYGADRLIGYIDYSATPLAVDGQPFDVVLNLVSTTPAETAALAGVVADGGFLVGTMTSGPEDPERGVRTQRVFVRSDAAQLGALVERIDAGQLEIDVADRRPLSDIAAVHDDADAGRLPGKTVIVPAS; from the coding sequence ATGAAGACAGCGATCTACCACCGTTACGGAGGCAGCGAGGTTCTGCAGTACGACGACGTTCAGCGGCCGACGCCCGGCGCCGGTGAGGTTCTGGTCAAGGTGGCCGGCACCTCGTTCAACCCGGTCGATGCCGGTATCCGCGGCGGATACCTGTCCGAGGTCTTTGCGATCACCTTCCCGCATGTGCCCGGAATCGACGTCGCCGGCACCGTCGCCGAGATCGGTGACGGGGTTGCGGAGTGGAAGGTCGGAGACGCGGTGATCGGCATGCTCCCCATGGAGGCCCCCGGTGCTGCCGCCGAGTACGTGATCGCCCCCGTGGAGGTGCTGGCCGCCGCACCCCAGTCGGTGGCTCTGGCCGACGCCGCCGTGCTGCCCGTTGTCGGGTTGACGGCGTGGCAAGCCCTGTTCGAGGTGGCCGGGCTGCAGGCCGGGCAGCGGCTGCTGGTCAACGGCGCCGGCGGAGCGGTCGGGGGCTACGCGGTCCAACTCGCCAAGCACGCGGGAGCCGTCGTCACCGCCACAGCGAAAGTGACCGCCGCGGACCGGCTGCGCCGCTACGGGGCCGACCGGCTCATCGGCTACATCGACTACTCGGCAACCCCGCTCGCCGTCGACGGGCAGCCCTTCGATGTGGTGCTCAATCTCGTGAGCACGACCCCGGCGGAGACCGCGGCCCTGGCCGGCGTCGTCGCGGACGGCGGGTTCCTGGTCGGAACCATGACCTCCGGACCGGAAGACCCCGAGCGGGGAGTGCGGACCCAGCGGGTCTTCGTTCGCAGCGACGCCGCGCAACTGGGCGCCCTCGTCGAGCGCATCGACGCCGGCCAACTGGAGATCGACGTCGCCGACCGCCGCCCGCTCAGCGACATCGCCGCGGTGCACGACGACGCCGACGCCGGACGACTCCCGGGTAAAACTGTCATCGTCCCGGCATCATGA
- a CDS encoding 2,4'-dihydroxyacetophenone dioxygenase family protein has protein sequence MQTMQELDVNYMSGADNPWIPFTPLSDQVFLKYWKVDPVRGEIVVSMKFPAGLELAPHYHTGIVVGHTVKGAWRYQENNWVSRAGDTVYEVAGSRHTPESVEDTEVFFFIVGELLFIDENNTILWQENHKTSIERYTNYCAAQGIPARDLTSWDA, from the coding sequence ATGCAGACGATGCAAGAACTCGACGTCAACTACATGAGCGGCGCCGACAACCCCTGGATTCCGTTCACCCCGCTCAGCGACCAGGTGTTTTTGAAGTACTGGAAGGTCGACCCGGTCCGCGGTGAGATCGTCGTCTCGATGAAGTTTCCGGCCGGACTCGAGCTGGCCCCGCACTACCACACCGGCATCGTGGTGGGGCACACGGTCAAAGGAGCGTGGCGGTACCAGGAGAACAACTGGGTCTCCCGCGCCGGCGACACCGTCTACGAGGTTGCAGGCTCCCGGCACACCCCGGAGAGCGTGGAGGACACCGAGGTGTTCTTCTTCATCGTCGGTGAGCTGCTGTTCATCGACGAGAACAACACCATCCTGTGGCAGGAGAACCACAAGACGTCCATCGAGCGCTACACGAATTACTGTGCCGCTCAGGGTATTCCGGCGCGGGACCTGACAAGTTGGGACGCTTAG
- a CDS encoding NAD-binding protein — MGEVFQFHREIIVSGDDPLSKTIAEELRGAGARIIKINTAADLRAAGVHRARAVVCAGPNDAVNLEIALLAREFSPTVRVVARLANEVLRRGVAGVNGPGAILDLADLATPSIVEAVLSRNTHQFDAAGIEFVVWGSEARHDGTLRELYADLAPVAVVHGKHSPVPGEVVPCPGRDQRVYAGDWTSMIGVKDELEARGITVPPPGATRSRHSRMRRAVDAVRAMSDDLNPMVYPSLVFTLLLTLASTVVVRLGHHNPELSWLDALYFASETITTVGYGDFNFAYQSPFLRLFAVGLMFGGVIITAVLTAFLADLLLSRRFVNTTGRLRARHMRGHIVVVGLGSIGVRVVTDLTAAGYDVLVVEQNENNPFLQTVAELDVPVIFGDSTMRQTLEAARVDQARGVAVVTRDDMENIETGIVLLEVLGSDTKVPIVMRVQGRALGTAINRRFGFENVRSIVDLAAPWFIGAAMGLQVLGTFWVGQRSFMVGAMLVAAGSELDGLLMLELSTQTRVIAIIRPEGPIRLRPRRDARLKAGDTVYLIGPYRELIATLRKGQPPPLTAINGERSSTLAAARRPDVRPPRWAQDVEV, encoded by the coding sequence ATGGGTGAAGTTTTTCAGTTTCATCGGGAGATCATCGTCAGCGGCGACGACCCGCTGTCGAAGACCATCGCCGAGGAACTCAGGGGCGCCGGCGCGCGGATCATCAAGATCAACACCGCCGCCGATCTGCGTGCCGCCGGCGTGCACCGCGCCCGCGCCGTTGTCTGCGCCGGACCCAACGACGCGGTCAACCTCGAAATTGCCCTACTGGCAAGGGAATTCAGTCCGACCGTGCGCGTGGTGGCACGTCTGGCCAACGAGGTGCTGCGCCGGGGGGTGGCCGGGGTCAACGGTCCCGGCGCCATTCTGGACCTCGCAGACCTGGCGACACCCTCCATCGTCGAGGCGGTACTGTCCCGCAACACCCACCAATTCGACGCTGCCGGTATCGAATTCGTGGTTTGGGGATCCGAGGCACGGCATGACGGAACGCTGCGCGAACTCTACGCCGACCTCGCACCGGTAGCGGTGGTGCACGGCAAGCACTCCCCCGTTCCTGGCGAGGTGGTGCCATGCCCCGGGCGGGATCAACGGGTCTACGCCGGCGACTGGACCTCGATGATCGGTGTCAAGGACGAGTTGGAGGCGCGCGGCATCACGGTGCCGCCGCCGGGCGCGACACGCTCGCGTCACTCCCGGATGCGCCGCGCAGTGGATGCGGTCCGCGCCATGAGTGACGACCTGAACCCGATGGTGTACCCGTCGCTGGTGTTCACGTTGTTGTTGACGCTCGCCTCGACCGTTGTGGTGCGCCTCGGCCACCACAACCCGGAACTGTCGTGGCTGGACGCCCTGTACTTCGCCTCGGAGACCATCACGACCGTCGGCTACGGCGATTTCAATTTCGCCTACCAATCCCCCTTCCTGCGCTTGTTCGCCGTCGGACTGATGTTCGGCGGCGTGATCATCACCGCGGTGCTCACCGCCTTCCTCGCCGACCTGCTGCTGTCGCGGCGCTTCGTGAACACCACCGGGCGGCTGCGGGCCCGGCACATGCGCGGCCACATCGTCGTGGTCGGACTCGGTTCGATCGGAGTCCGGGTGGTGACCGACCTGACCGCGGCGGGCTACGACGTGCTGGTGGTCGAGCAGAACGAGAACAACCCGTTCCTGCAGACGGTGGCCGAATTGGACGTACCGGTCATCTTCGGCGATTCCACGATGCGCCAGACGCTGGAAGCGGCACGCGTCGATCAAGCCCGGGGAGTCGCGGTGGTGACCAGGGACGACATGGAGAACATCGAGACCGGCATCGTGCTGCTCGAGGTCCTGGGATCCGACACCAAGGTGCCGATCGTCATGCGCGTGCAGGGGCGCGCGCTGGGCACGGCGATCAACCGGCGGTTCGGCTTCGAGAATGTGCGGTCGATAGTCGACCTGGCGGCTCCCTGGTTCATCGGGGCGGCGATGGGTCTGCAGGTGCTGGGCACGTTCTGGGTCGGCCAGCGCTCGTTCATGGTCGGCGCGATGCTGGTGGCGGCGGGCAGCGAACTGGACGGACTCTTGATGCTCGAGCTGTCCACCCAGACCCGGGTCATCGCCATCATCCGCCCGGAGGGCCCGATCCGGCTGCGCCCCCGCCGTGACGCCCGGCTCAAGGCCGGCGACACCGTCTACCTCATCGGCCCCTACCGGGAACTGATCGCCACGCTGCGCAAGGGCCAACCGCCGCCGCTGACCGCGATCAACGGCGAGAGGTCGAGCACCCTGGCCGCCGCGCGCCGGCCGGACGTCCGCCCGCCGCGATGGGCGCAGGACGTTGAAGTCTAG
- a CDS encoding RNA polymerase sigma factor, whose amino-acid sequence MDAIERVYREEYGRVVASLVRRFGDIDVAEEAAGEALLVALEHWRRDGVPPNPAGWLTRTAANKAIDRIRRESHRTSKHLAAAMIHDDTPHESTGAVDDDRLRLIFTCCHPALAPEARVALTLRLLGGLSVGEIAAAFLVPETTMAQRISRAKKKIADSHIPYRVPADDELADRVAAVLAVIYLVFNEGYLASSGSPVRDDLTAEAIRLARILCGLLPETPEVTGLLALMLLTQARRASRIADGELVPLPGQDRGGWDQTLIAEGHALVRACLKINRPGRYQLLAAINAVHTDAPTAADTDWSQIAALYRQLLAFDPGPVVELNYAIAIAELDGPEVALARVDRLPPTMQRYHPFHVTRAELLRRLGRSPEARAAYEAALALVDNPAERAYLTRRAAGLP is encoded by the coding sequence GTGGACGCGATCGAGCGGGTGTACCGCGAAGAGTACGGGCGGGTGGTCGCCTCGCTGGTGCGCCGCTTCGGTGACATCGATGTCGCCGAAGAGGCGGCCGGCGAGGCGCTGCTCGTCGCCCTGGAGCACTGGCGACGGGACGGGGTCCCGCCCAATCCGGCCGGCTGGCTGACCCGTACCGCGGCCAACAAGGCGATCGACCGGATCCGCCGCGAGTCGCACCGCACGTCGAAACACCTGGCAGCAGCCATGATTCACGATGACACCCCACACGAATCCACCGGCGCCGTTGACGATGACCGGCTCCGGTTGATCTTCACCTGCTGCCATCCGGCACTGGCGCCGGAGGCTCGGGTCGCGCTCACGCTGCGACTCCTCGGCGGCCTCAGCGTCGGTGAGATCGCCGCGGCCTTCCTGGTGCCGGAAACAACGATGGCCCAACGGATCAGCCGGGCGAAGAAGAAGATCGCCGACTCCCACATCCCGTATCGCGTGCCCGCGGACGACGAGCTCGCCGATCGGGTCGCCGCCGTCCTGGCCGTGATCTATCTCGTCTTCAACGAGGGTTACCTGGCGAGCTCGGGATCGCCGGTGCGGGACGACCTGACCGCCGAGGCGATCCGGCTCGCCCGGATCCTGTGCGGGTTGCTGCCGGAGACTCCGGAGGTGACGGGCCTGCTCGCGCTCATGTTGCTCACCCAGGCCCGCCGCGCCAGCCGGATTGCCGACGGCGAACTGGTGCCCCTGCCCGGACAGGACCGCGGCGGATGGGACCAGACGTTGATCGCCGAGGGCCATGCCCTGGTGCGGGCGTGCCTGAAGATCAACCGGCCCGGCCGCTACCAATTGCTGGCGGCGATCAATGCCGTGCACACCGATGCACCCACCGCGGCCGACACCGACTGGTCCCAGATCGCCGCCTTGTACCGGCAGCTGCTGGCGTTCGATCCCGGCCCGGTGGTCGAACTCAACTACGCGATCGCCATCGCCGAACTCGACGGCCCCGAGGTGGCGCTGGCGCGGGTCGACCGGCTGCCGCCGACCATGCAGCGTTACCACCCGTTTCATGTCACGCGGGCCGAGCTGTTGCGCCGACTCGGACGATCCCCCGAGGCCCGCGCGGCGTATGAGGCGGCCCTGGCACTCGTCGACAACCCGGCCGAGCGGGCCTACCTCACGCGGCGGGCGGCGGGTCTACCGTAA
- a CDS encoding WS/DGAT/MGAT family O-acyltransferase, with product MDLMSPVESMMLLAESPGHPMHVAGLQLFQTPAGAGPEFVRDYCQALRTSDEVAPLFAKRPAGLNLAWAAATDVDLDYHVRHSALPRPGRVRELLELTSRLHSGMLDRHRPLWETHVIEGLADGRFAVYTKIHHALVDGISAINLLQGSLSADPLDETIRAPWSVPLPADDPSPSSRRQTLTRAVKSIPGLGTSTLGLARSALLEQQLTLPFRAPRTMLNVPIGGARRCAAQSWSMQRIKDVKNAAGVTVNDVVLAMCAGALREYLTDQNALPDKPLVAMVPVSLRTAGESAGGNAVTAVLANLATHLDDPAARLVTISSSMRTNKAVLAGLPRPQAIALGMMLLSPVVLGGVIGTAATPPPFNLCISNVPGARNPLYANGARLEGSYPMSIAANGQALNITLVGSGDRLDFGLVGCRRAVPHLQRLLAHLETSLKDLERAVGL from the coding sequence ATGGACCTGATGTCACCCGTGGAATCGATGATGCTGCTCGCCGAGTCTCCCGGGCACCCTATGCATGTCGCCGGCCTGCAGCTGTTCCAGACTCCGGCGGGCGCCGGGCCCGAATTCGTCCGTGACTACTGCCAGGCACTGCGCACCAGCGACGAAGTTGCGCCGCTGTTCGCCAAGCGCCCCGCGGGTCTGAACCTCGCCTGGGCCGCCGCGACGGACGTCGACCTCGACTACCACGTGCGGCATTCGGCACTTCCCCGTCCGGGACGGGTGCGGGAACTGCTGGAGCTGACGTCGCGGCTGCACTCGGGCATGCTGGATCGGCACCGTCCGTTGTGGGAGACCCACGTGATCGAAGGGCTGGCCGACGGACGCTTCGCGGTCTACACGAAGATCCACCACGCTCTCGTCGACGGGATATCGGCGATCAATTTGCTACAGGGGTCGCTCAGTGCGGATCCGCTCGATGAGACGATCCGGGCGCCGTGGTCGGTGCCACTTCCCGCTGACGATCCCAGTCCGTCGTCGCGCCGGCAGACGCTGACCCGAGCGGTCAAATCCATTCCCGGCCTTGGCACCTCGACACTGGGCCTGGCACGTTCGGCCCTGCTGGAGCAGCAGCTGACCTTGCCGTTCCGGGCGCCGCGCACAATGCTCAACGTGCCGATCGGCGGTGCCCGGCGCTGCGCCGCCCAGTCGTGGTCGATGCAGCGCATCAAAGACGTCAAGAACGCCGCCGGTGTCACGGTGAATGACGTCGTCCTCGCGATGTGCGCCGGCGCGCTGCGCGAGTACCTCACCGATCAGAATGCGTTGCCGGACAAGCCTTTGGTGGCGATGGTTCCGGTCAGCCTGCGTACGGCCGGCGAAAGCGCCGGAGGCAACGCGGTCACGGCCGTGCTGGCCAACCTGGCCACCCACCTCGACGATCCCGCGGCTCGGCTGGTCACCATCAGCTCATCCATGCGAACCAACAAAGCCGTCCTGGCAGGACTGCCCAGACCGCAGGCCATCGCGCTGGGAATGATGTTGCTGTCGCCGGTCGTGCTGGGCGGAGTGATCGGCACCGCGGCCACTCCGCCACCGTTCAATCTGTGCATCTCCAATGTCCCGGGCGCCCGGAACCCGTTGTACGCCAACGGCGCCCGGCTGGAAGGCAGCTACCCGATGTCGATCGCGGCCAACGGGCAGGCACTCAACATCACGCTGGTGGGCAGCGGTGACCGCCTTGACTTCGGCCTGGTGGGGTGCCGCCGCGCGGTGCCGCACCTGCAGCGCCTGCTGGCGCACTTGGAGACCTCGCTCAAAGACCTGGAGCGCGCCGTCGGGCTGTGA